In the Populus nigra chromosome 2, ddPopNigr1.1, whole genome shotgun sequence genome, ttaaaaaataataattatcatgcTATTAAATGCCCGCTAAATGTTTCCATGTGTGCATGAACAGTGGTGGAGGGAGGGGGGCTGGCAGGCCCCGGCCCCTGCAAAGaaatatccttttcttataaatatttaatagaaataataataaaaaatttaatccctctaatttataattgttctcctaattttttttgtcttgctcCGCCCCTGTGCATGAATGATTGAAGGGAGAATTTTTTATCGATGGCTCTGGCCTCTCCGATTGTCCACCAAATAAAGGCGAAATGGGTTTTAACTTTTCCCCTTTCCATTACGCTCGATGGGAGCTTCGTGTGATTGAGTATATTGGATTGATAGCTTTCAAATTACAATGCCCAGAGCTCTATTTTTAGCAAGCTTAGTTAGTATGTCCCGTACAAGTTCTTTGTATCATATGAGCTCAGAATTTTATAATCTACTGGTGTCTTTAGCTAAAAGAAAGAGTACTATGATTCGAGATCgagttaattataaatatttttttctttatttataggTGATTTTAAGATGAAAATAGCTTCAATTTTAATCAAGACATAGATTATAgacatgataatttaatttttaaaaatacttaatatcTCAATGGATTCTGGGTCTTATCCGACCCATCACACAAATCTCTCCCCTCAAGAAAATAGAAGTACTCAACTAAACTTCTTAATTAGAATTTCAAattgaaatcattttaatgtattattggTGGGTGAAGTTTTCTAAAATTGACTGATGTCAACCTAAGGAAGGCTAAGGTGGCCCTAtcagttgatttttatttgttcttagaACAATACTGCATGATgtcattgatgatgatgatgcaaaTGTACAAAATGGCCGCTCACTCCCTCTCTCTCGAGggtctattattattattattattattattattattattattattattactcatcattattattagtaGCAGTAAAGACTAATGCGGCCGAAATAGAGAAAGGAAGATATTTGCTAAAATGCAAGTGGTTGGGGGACTCGAGAAAATTTTCAAAGTCACCAGCAACTTGTCGTTGGCGATGACAGCCATAAATTCCAAAGGGTGATAAATTCTTATCATGACCAATTATGACTATCCGGTATTAATTAGCACTCGTCAAGAACGTGTCAAATTAAAATGTCTATATAGTAATCATCTAGATGGTAGTATaatagtaaaaatttaaaattaaaaggtttgttttttctataatttcaaGTTTGAACCCTGTAGTTActcatatgatagccactgaagtcttatatgattgttaacttcaggacccgtgaaattaatcgaggtgtgcgcaagctgactcggacacccacattaaactgtatgtatgtatgtatgtatgtatatatgtatgtacCCAATTAATCATACATATCGTAATAACTTAGTAGCAATAGCTTAGAATTAAaaggtttcttttatttttgattttaaggtcaaatcttataattattaatataataatcattgaaaatttaaataatcataaattttaaaatttataaaattaatcaaacgcTATGCTTCTATCTATTGTTACTATAGTGtgattggattttaaaaaaattaattaatttttttgtatttttaaattgttttgatatattaattttaaaaaataaaaaatatattattatattttatttacaagtaaagactattttaaaaaattaaaatagttttctaGAAACGCATGTACGTGTTCGGCAGGAATACCATCAAATCTTTCGATAACTTTTCTACCACTCTCCACGAGTACAAGGAGATTGTTCGGATGGCAAATTTGAAAACCCTTTCGCATTCAACCTTTCACTCTCAAGACTCTACCACatggtttttgaaatataggaaTTATGACGTTTCTCGAAACGACTCGTACGTCAGCAAGCATGCGGATGCATTGCATTTTATGTGAACGATTTTAGATCAGAAATGAATTTCACACACAGTTATCTAGATCAGGAATGGCTCACTTCCATAAATAGCTAGGTTTTAATTGGATTTGGCCATGGCTACATGCGAGAAATGGTGCCTggaattttacttttattttcaacgCAGAAGGCGAGAGTGTGAACACGTACGTTAAGCTTTCCAATTATGTTGGCTATTCACATGCACAGTAGAAGCACCAGACGCAATTTATTAGTATTTGGAACTGTTTCTTCGTTAGGAAAATGCAACATGGAATATATAGAAATAATTCCATCATCCATAGTTTCCTTGTCCAATTTAAAGTGACATGCAAtgaaagttaattaatttgaataaaagaaaaatcctcGTGGCCTCGTTGATATATTTGATGGAGCCCAACAACTTTCCTTGGCTAAATTATCAGTTGTCTTGTTACGCATCCACTTTGAAAAAGAAGTTGGAACTTCCATTTTCATGCACCATTTTCACATCCATGAGTACGGCTCCTCCCAACTCCACAGCTGTTTTCTTCAGTTGCTAACCCCACATCCATTGTCATCAAGCTCACGATGTTGATCTTTATTGGACAGACACGTGAAGTGCTCGATCAATTAAGTAGTCTTCAACTACTGGTGATCTGGTGCATAGCTGGGCgcatttatatttgaaaatgatCGAGGAAGCATTATTGCCATACATTTCAAGCGAAATGATCACCCTTTTTTGATTATTAAGCTTCCACGACTGCTGCttaagaaattaattgaaaaacacagTTGTGATTTGACAATGCTAATTGCcttatccttttcttcttgcTCCGAGGGGGGTCAATACATACTTTTATAGTGCCGAAGGATAAATCTTGTTTGTCAGGGTAATTAATTATGAGCTTCCAGGCAAAGGATGAGAAGTACCGGTTCCTAGTATATATATCATGAAGGGAACCATCATGCAGATCGATCGGTTAATCCAATATTGGAGTACATGTTCTTGATCTGCCCTATATTTTCAGgaaaagagagagacagaggGGCCATTTTTATGTTAATGGGCTTTTTGGGTCGCTAAAACACCGCAGTTCAattcactaaaataaaaatctgcTAAGAATTGTGGCCCGAAACATGTCTTCTGTTAATGGGCTTCTTGGATGGGTAACAGACCAAACGGCCCATATAATACCATGACAAAAAACCATTACTCGGCAAAGAGAGCCCAAAgtgttcaaaagaaaaaagcaaagaaagccCAAAAAGACTTTACTGTTTATAGATTTCGAGAGAGCAGGGACGGGGAAGCAGAAGAAGTTAAGAGGAGTGGGGGTGAAGGGTGCGTGAAATGGGAACAGTTACTCAGTGGAAGCAGCTTCTTCTAAGCGCATTAGAGTCAAACTCTCACCTCAAGCACTCTCCTTACTTTCAATTTGTATGcacgtctctctctctctctctctctctctctctactcaTAATTTTTGTGCTGATTAGTTATTAATACTGTTACTGTTTCTTTCAGGCAACGGTTGGATGTAATGGCAGACCATCCAATCGCTCTGTCGTTTTCAGGTCATCctaattcttttattatatcatgaaaatttGTTTCTATGAATTCTTAAGAAGGTGTCTGTCTGTCTGCCTGTTtgtttgctgctgctgctgcttttttttcttacagaGGATTTGAAGAAAATAGCGATAGAATCCAAATCAACACAGATTGCCGTACACGCAAGGTTTGCTTGtttattcgttttttttttttttttgaatttggatAAGAATAATCCATTATTTCATCTTTGAGAAAAAATGAATTCTtgtgctatttttatttatttataaaaacttgaATATGCAGATTGAAGAACTAAAGCATTGTCCATTTGCCGAGGTAATGATAAATCTACAACTCTTCTGTATTTCAGAATTagttgttcttcatttttttgatAGGAAAGTGTTTTACTTCGACCTAACTCAACTTGTTGTAGATATGTTGGTATTTTTCTGACTCTTGGGAGCAATTCCGGATCAATGGAAGAGTTGATGTTATAGATGGGTCCAATCCTGATCCGGAAAAGCTTCAGGTTCCATTCCTCTGTCCATTacattattatcatattttcttaCAAGATGTCTTACCAAACATATAGTTGATATTAAGTGTAGATGTCAAATGGTAATGCGCCATTCTTGGGTATGAGAAAAGGACATCTGATGCTGAATGTTAAGTCGAGGCTTGTGATATATTCCATATAGTTTTATGCTTGCatgaaattacaattttataagCAGTTTGATTGTGTGCAATGCACGAGAGAGAATTAAGTTTGAAAGATACAAACAGGGTAATGAGTAATGATGTCTATCTAAGAGGAGATGCTAGCATGAGAGggtatataactatatattaatTGGTACTGACACTAAGAAGAGTTTAAACATGGGGGGAATACAttttttgttgtggttggtCCTAATTAGGATGTGTAGATGACATTACTGAAGTAAACAACCCTGTCAAATTGTGACAGTCATGAAAAGATTGCTTTGGATTTGAATCCCCCATATTTCTCATCTTGTTAGTTCTTTATGCCTTCTATTGAAGACTCCGCATGTTTGAACCGTAAATTTGGGGCTGAATCCTGCCCATGGGTTGTTGTGGCTGTTTGAAAGTAAAAAGGGAGGGATTCCCAGCTCTATGTACCTCGTTGTCTGCAAGTTGCAACATCACcctttcaacaaagaaaaaaagaatatttgtcAATTTCATGGCATTACTTTACTATCAATCTTTAATGAAAACACAAGATTATCTTCATTAATGCGGTGCTTCAGTTTCATCATAACAGGCAGCCCATGAATCATAGAAGAGCAGTATCATCCGGTTATCTTCACCTTAATATTATTGTCATTGCAGAATTAATTGAAAACAACATGATATCCGCAAGACTTTCCTGGTTAGAAATGGCAAAACCAATTTTTGTAAGGAATGGTTCGTGTGGTTGTATGCTGAAATAAGGCTTTTGTTAATTCAAGATAATGACTTCTGATGTGTTATGCTATTGACTTTTACATTTCTCATGCTTTCATTCACCTGGAGCTGCTTAGAGTTTGCtcatttctttaaattaatcgTGCAGCAAAGAGAGAAATCATGGTTTGCTAGTTCTTTGAAATCAAGGCTGCAGTACTTGGGACCTAATCCTGGTCTTCCTTGTCTAAGTGAGCAATCTCTGAACGAATTCTTTCTTGACCCCTCTTCAGGCCCAGTTGCCACATTTTGTCTGCTGGTTTTAGATCCAGATCAGGTTCAACTTTCTgcaatattgaattaattgatgccacttattttttcctttagtCTTCGTAAAATCCATCCAATTCACAGGTTGACTACTTGAATTTGAAGAGTAACCAGAGAACAGTGTCCACCTTGTCACGATGTGCCAACGGAGAAATGTGTTGGAATTCAGAGATGATCAATCCGTAAATCTACATAGAGAAAGAGTTGCTAATTTGCAGCCATTAATTGTTCATGTAGCAGAGAATAAAGAAGAACTCGCTGAAGTTTGCTTGAATGAGTTTTATATAGTTATCTGTTTTGCCGTCAATAAAAGGACCAAGATGTATTAGCTAGAAAAATCTTCAATGTCATCTTAATGTGAAAAAACCCTGATCAGGCCCTTGGATTTAAAACTGTTATTAGAACATAACCTTTATATCTATATAAGAGTTTTAGTTACCACTTGGATGTGAAATCTCTGCTACGAATCATGTGATGTTTGCCAGCCTCCCATGTAAAGCATCTTGCCTGATTGTGCATCCCATTCCTTAGGTTCAAAGATGCCAGGAGAATGTGGGACAGCCTATTGGAACAATCTTAAAGAGGAAACTTAAATTCTCCTCCACTGGGATTGTGGAATACACATTTGAGTAAGAGGCTTTAGTGCTTCCCTGCTGTTCAGGGCAAAAAGGGACTGCTTTTGTATTCTGAGTGTTGCACTTCAACTATATAGTCCCCGTAGTTTTGTTTCAACTACCTGAAGTTTATCTGGGCATGAGAGGTGGTTGTACCAGCCCTGGAAATGATTCCTGGGTTGTATTTACGTTGTCTGCGGTAAAGATCTTGTCAGCTGTTTGCTGAAAAACATGTTTGCTGGCTTTGAcctgttattctagagtttccTTTTCCAACTGTTAAACAGTGTTCAATACTTCCAGGAGGTCTGAGTTTGAGCTCCCTCTCGCTCCTTTCCtggatattattaaaaaagaaaaaaatgtgtttCCTTGGCACTTTCCAATTGTCAATATTCAATGGAAGTTTCTATTTCTATGAAGATTTTTTCAGTTGTTACTCAGCTAACTGGTTGAAATATTTTCTCACCATTCTACGGTACCGGTACAATGTTTCATTCCATATTTATTGTACTTCCAAGTTTAATGTACTACACTGGAGTACTGATTGTTCTATCTGGAGGAGGTACCATTGATTAGtttatgcatatatatagtAGTGCAACTATGTTGTGCTTATTGTTTCTTATTTCACCACTTGCAAATCAAGGAATTCGGAGAGCCATGAAAATATGCAATAATTTCaagcatgtttttttcttagtttgatTTAGCTTAAAATCTCTTGTAGCATCTTGTGTCTTATACGCTTCCAAAACCATGTTAAATTGATGAAGCTGTTTTATGATTCTGTAGGATATAACAATGTCAAGTTTGGTTCAAATGGATGCAACCAAGTGACTAACTGAAAGTACATCAAGTCAAGGTACAATCTTATTTCCTATTACATCTACTCTTGTTTCTTATTGGTATTCCTTGATCTCCCTGCAATCCAATAACCACACACCATGGATCACAGTTCATGATCAGGGTGCCATCGCCTTTCGTTAAAGGTTCAGGACCCCATTCCATTAGTGTTTGACTTGCACAGGCAAGGTGGTCATCTTGCTCTATGGATGTATGTTTCAGTGTTGATTCACTGTCAAGTGCACGGTAC is a window encoding:
- the LOC133682694 gene encoding pyridoxine/pyridoxamine 5'-phosphate oxidase 2-like; amino-acid sequence: MGTVTQWKQLLLSALESNSHLKHSPYFQFATVGCNGRPSNRSVVFRGFEENSDRIQINTDCRTRKIEELKHCPFAEICWYFSDSWEQFRINGRVDVIDGSNPDPEKLQQREKSWFASSLKSRLQYLGPNPGLPCLSEQSLNEFFLDPSSGPVATFCLLVLDPDQVDYLNLKSNQRTVSTLSRCANGEMCWNSEMINP